The Carassius gibelio isolate Cgi1373 ecotype wild population from Czech Republic chromosome B22, carGib1.2-hapl.c, whole genome shotgun sequence genome window below encodes:
- the LOC127988581 gene encoding fibroblast growth factor 22-like: MFKWTPTTVGLHSDLTFAGSALPSYPFPLLCLSLLFLACSSLGVCPPALGHEPLHVLAQGTNCSWTLERHTRSYNHLEGDVRLRRLYSANKFFLCIDKTGKVDGTRRKNYPDSLMEIRSVSVGVVAIKSVSTGLYLAMSKKGTLFGSVRYSPSCKFKERIEENGYNTYASLRWKHRGRQMFVSLNGRGKPRRGHKARRRHPSTHFLPMLAT; this comes from the exons ATGTTTAAATGGACACCTACTACCGTTGGTCTCCACTCTGACCTCACCTTTGCCGGCTCAGCCCTCCCTTCTTATCCTTTTCCCTTGTTATGCCTATCCCTGCTCTTTCTGGCTTGCTCCTCTCTTGGAGTTTGCCCACCTGCACTGGGGCATGAGCCCCTTCATGTGCTGGCACAAGGCACAAACTGCTCGTGGACACTGGAGCGGCACACGCGCAGCTACAACCACCTCGAGGGTGACGTCCGCCTTCGGCGCCTCTATTCCGCCAACAAGTTCTTTCTCTGCATCGACAAGACAGGCAAAGTGGATGGCACCCGTCGGAAGAATTACCCTGACA GTCTGATGGAAATCCGATCTGTCAGTGTGGGAGTTGTCGCCATCAAATCTGTCAGCACCGGCCTGTACTTAGCTATGTCCAAAAAGGGAACGCTCTTCGGATCG GTCAGATACAGTCCCAGCTGCAAGTTCAAAGAGCGCATTGAAGAGAACGGCTATAACACCTACGCCTCCCTGCGCTGGAAGCACAGGGGGAGGCAGATGTTCGTGTCGCTGAACGGCCGAGGGAAACCCCGCAGAGGCCACAAAGCTAGACGGAGACACCCATCTACTCATTTCCTTCCTATGCTGGCCACATAG